A single genomic interval of Devosia oryziradicis harbors:
- the flgB gene encoding flagellar basal body rod protein FlgB yields MGLMNMSVFTALTDKMRWHQARQGLLAENVANAETPGYRGRDLAQYDFDDRRAGFSSATITTSATQPMHFSVSSAEGSVFDAQRMANFEITPEGNGVTLEDEMMKVTTNMMDYQAATSLYQKSIKILRTAMGRQA; encoded by the coding sequence ATGGGCCTGATGAACATGTCGGTCTTTACGGCGCTCACCGACAAGATGCGCTGGCACCAGGCGCGTCAAGGGCTGCTGGCCGAAAACGTCGCCAATGCCGAAACGCCCGGCTATCGCGGGCGCGACCTGGCACAATACGACTTCGACGACCGCAGGGCCGGTTTTTCGTCGGCCACCATCACCACCTCGGCGACGCAACCCATGCACTTTTCGGTGTCGAGCGCCGAAGGGAGCGTTTTCGATGCGCAGCGCATGGCCAATTTCGAGATCACGCCGGAAGGCAACGGCGTGACGCTGGAAGACGAGATGATGAAGGTGACCACCAACATGATGGACTATCAGGCGGCCACCAGCCTCTATCAGAAATCGATCAAGATCCTTCGCACGGCAATGGGCCGGCAGGCCTAG
- a CDS encoding flagellar biosynthetic protein FliO — MQFITSLFGGSGSTLLTALFALGAVIVAILLVLWLLKLVFSASGNAVRGRNRRLAVVDSLALDPKRQLLIIRRDDVEHLILVGGTQDIVVEAGIAIEEAAAAQPQRRPIPMVAGRKPAPAKAQPSAVVAPAPAAPAAATAAPRAAASAAPTTAIEQLRELGLPTNKRAHLSLRHTGLLRPVSETEMPVSPENSPAPVVAASDSAKEETARRDVEGTDLVEDTNEANRN; from the coding sequence ATGCAGTTCATCACCAGCCTCTTCGGCGGCTCCGGCAGCACCCTGCTCACCGCACTCTTCGCGCTGGGCGCCGTTATCGTCGCCATCCTGCTGGTCCTGTGGCTGCTCAAGCTGGTGTTCAGCGCGTCCGGAAACGCGGTGCGCGGCCGCAACCGGCGCCTGGCGGTGGTGGACTCGCTCGCGCTTGACCCCAAGCGGCAATTGCTGATCATCCGGCGGGACGATGTCGAGCACCTGATCCTGGTGGGCGGAACGCAGGACATCGTGGTGGAAGCCGGTATCGCCATAGAGGAAGCCGCCGCGGCGCAGCCGCAGCGGCGTCCGATCCCCATGGTCGCGGGCCGCAAGCCGGCGCCGGCCAAGGCACAGCCAAGCGCCGTTGTCGCTCCGGCCCCGGCCGCGCCGGCCGCTGCGACGGCCGCACCGCGAGCAGCCGCAAGCGCCGCGCCGACCACCGCCATCGAACAGTTGCGTGAGCTCGGACTGCCCACCAACAAGCGCGCCCATCTGTCGCTGCGCCATACAGGACTGCTCCGCCCGGTCAGCGAAACGGAAATGCCGGTTTCCCCCGAAAACTCTCCAGCTCCCGTCGTGGCCGCGTCCGACTCAGCTAAAGAGGAAACGGCGCGGCGTGACGTAGAAGGCACCGACCTTGTCGAGGATACCAACGAGGCAAACCGGAACTGA